Genomic window (Anaerolineae bacterium):
TTTTCTACGATTGATCCTGCCGCCGGCCTCATGCACTGCGGCGGATCACCGGATGAATGGCCTGCAGGGTATCGGCCGGCAGATGACAGTAGATGATGTGGTCCATGCTCACGCGGCGCGCCGGCGGCTCCTCCCGCTCGCAAATCTCCCCCAGCTTGTACGGACAGCGCGTGTGGAAGCGACAGCCGGCCGGCGGATTCACCGGGCTGGGGATCTCCCCGCGTAAGCGGATAAACTCCTGTTTCAGCGTCGGGTCCGGCCGCGGCACCGCCGCCAGCAGTGCGGCCGTATACGGATGGC
Coding sequences:
- a CDS encoding ABC transporter ATP-binding protein, whose protein sequence is QRVGIARAIASNPKMVICDEPVSALDVSVQAAVLMLLQEIQHQFQTAMILISHDLSSVRFFSDYVAVMYLGKIVEYGQVEEIFSPPSHPYTAALLAAVPRPDPTLKQEFIRLRGEIPSPVNPPAGCRFHTRCPYKLGEICEREEPPARRVSMDHIIYCHLPADTLQAIHPVIRRSA